The nucleotide sequence TGGACCCCTTTGCGCCGTACGCCCTCGGGTCGGAGAGCACGGTCAGCGGGTGCGGCGTGTTCAGCAGCAccctctgcgccgcgtctCTGCCGCGCTCCTGGAGCATAACCTCCCTCGTGTCCGAGCTGACCAACGACTCGCTCTCGACGGAACCAAGGAGAAgcgtcgcggtgagcgccgcctccgactgAGTCAAACACGCGAGACGATTCAGTCTGCGGCTGCGACCATCTTCCTTCCGGCGAGACCTCGATTCCTTCTTCTTTTTCTTCGCCTCTCTGTTGGCGACTGCTCTCTCCCAAGCAGtctgcgcctcgcgcgtcaccgcgtctCTGTTTGATTCGTCGCCCTTGGACACGATTCGGATCGCCTCTtccgagtccgagtctgAGTCTGATGATTCGTCGTGCGTCCACTCGCCCCAAGATGATCCACCCCTGCGACCTTTTGTGAGCCACAGTTCCTCATCTCCGTCGCCAGCTTCGTCGGCGATCACTCGCTCTACGAGCATCTCATACatcccgtcgccctcgagcacGTACAACCCGGGTCCGCTTGGAAGTAGAGGGTGCGCAGAGCCGTGAATCGCCTGGAGCAGATACATGTCCCCCATCGGAGAGTAAaacatctcctcctcgaggaagCTCGGCTGCTTGTTGGTGTCAACCTTCAGGGATCCGGGCGCAAATTCTAGAGCCTTGCGCGCCCACTGCGGGTAGTAGCACGAGAACGATCGCGGGACGATGTCCTTGCCCATCGCGACACTGCGCAAGAAGCTTCTTGGAAGTCCGAGTCGCGCGAGcaacgcctcgccgccgcacagCACGTACGGTGACCCAAACGTCCAAACGTCGTTGATCACCTCCCTCGGAACCTTTCCCCGCATGATGAGCAtgagcgcgatgagcgccgctAGTGAGCCACCGATGGAGTGTCCGGTGACGTGCACTCTGGCCCGATCCGTGCCAAACGCGTTCACGTGGTCAACCACCGCCTGTTCGATGCGATCGTAGATGGCCCTGGCCGCGTCGTAAGAACCGCGGTGTACGCGAACATCCCAAGTCGGATCCTCAAACACCACCGGCTGGAACGTCAAGTTGGTCTGCCAGGACTTGAGCGAGGTGGATCCCTCGATGACGACCCATATTTCACCAGTGGCAtcgtcagcggcgacgcAGTAATTCACCGGAAGGGGGCGATCGATGTAGGACTTGTCAGCCGCGTTATTCCCCTTCTTCACGGGATCAAAGTCCATTTTTTTAAGCGGCGTCGGCTTTGGGGCCTCCTCGACAGATGACGAACCCTCGGGGTCGAACATCGATGAGGCCTCGCGCGCAGCCTTCTTCTCGCGTTCCTTCTCCTCGATGATGATACTGAGGGACTCGAGTTCCttcgctgccgccgccgcctgctttGCCGCCTCTCGAGCCGCCGTCTCTCGCTCGGGGTCTTCGGCTTTGAGTTTggtcgcgcgctccagctcaaggatggcggcgtctgcggcggcggtgacccgTTCTTTCATCTCTTCCATCTGTGCCATGGTAAAGCTGCTCGTTCGGGCCACGACGTTGTTCGCGTCTTTGGGTTTTCCAGCCTGAGACTTGACCTGGTCCAGCGAGGACACCACCATGCGTAAACCGTACCGGTagagcgcggcgtgcgtggtTGGAAGGTAGTATATccacgccgccatcgagcacgcgacccgcgcggatcgAATCTCTTGGGGACCCGCGGGCACGAGCGACTGAGCCACCACGGTCTGCAGCGCGGGCTGGATCATCCTAccaacctccgccgccgtcatcggCTTATCGCCGCCAAAgtcggacccggcgacgccgacgtcgggaGAAATGGATCCACCCGCGATGATCTTCTGAATGCtcacggcgctcgccgcgctccacTGCGTGATTCGAGCGATGGTGGACGAGAGTTCGATAGCCTCGGCTGTCTCCACGAGTGGTGCGGTGACGGCTGCGATGTCAAAGTcattcgacgacgacgaatccTTGTCGGTGACGCCTCGTACCCATCCCACCACGCCCTCCTTTGACATGTCCACGACTGCGAAAATCtgcgcaccggcggcgaaAAGCGCAGCCTGCGACGCCCTCGATGCGGTCTTCACTCGCTCAGCCGCGGCTCCGAGGGAGGACTGAAGGCCGGCTCGCTCCTTCTCGCTCTGGTACCCCATGCTCTCCAACTCGGCGCGaaccctcgcgacgtcgtccacggctTTGCTCAAAGCCTTGCTCGCCAGCCTGGCCTCCTCGGACTTGAGCCGCGCAACCTTGAGCGCATCTTCCAAGTCTTTCAGCCTCTGCCTCTCCTCATCCCcgaccggcgacgacggaccggGGAACTCCCACGACTCTAGCTCGACGACTTCGCCCTTCTCGTCGAGtcccgcagccgcagccttTTCCTTGAGGACATCGTtagccttcgcggcggcgtccgtcgcgacgaccgcgcgctccctcgcctcgaccgccgcgagtgcGGCGGACAGCTTGTCCAACGCAGCCTCCGTCGCTTTCACCGACGCTTCGTTAGCTCCGCGCAGAGCCTGGTCGACAAACTCGGCTCTTCTGCCGCTGATTTCTccgaggtccgccgccgagctcgacgacggagactCGAGCGTCTCCACCGCATCCGCGAGAGCCTCGAGTTTGTGCCTCTCGTCTGCGGTCGAAccggcgctcgcctcgaCCGCAACGGaagcctcgtcgccggtctTCCACACCCTGTCGACCTGGAACTTGAGCCACGGGGGAAgcgggacgcgctcgaggaacGGCACCGCCTcaccctcctcctccttagCCTCGAGCACAGCCCGAATGGAGTCGCTCGAGGGATcacgctcgtcctcgtcctcgtcctcgtcggagtccCCCACTGCCCAGCGTTTGGTCCAAGACCACCATTCATTTTGTTGTCCGTCTTCCTcgttcgccccgcgccccgtgGCATCGAGGGTATCCACCGAGACGGacgagccgcgcgctccaCTGTCGCCATCGAGTGCGTCAGTCCGGTCGTCGGATGCCCTACCGACGGTGctcgggcgcgttcggcggttCCCTCTCGTGCGATACGACCGAACCCTCCCCCGCCTCGAACCGTCGTAAAGAAGACCCGCGGAATAATTCGTCCTTCTGGGACCGGCCGGGttgaacggcgccgcgtcacCTCGCGACCCGCACGCgaagctcgtcgacgccatcgagcacgtcgacgccatgactccgccgcggccgtgtCGACCCACAACCCCTCTCGTCTCCCGGGACTGAATCCGGCGCCTTCTTATCTGCGCCCAGCCAGCGTGGACAAGAAATAACTCCTTCGTCCGTTTGTTTCCCGCGCCCATCCACGTGTCGACCAAACGAGATTTTGCGCAATTTTCGCACTGCATCGATCTGGCCGGCTCcccgccgcttcgccgccgaaaCAGGGAAGGGGTCTCGGAGCAGacaggcgccgccgcccccacAACGCAACACGCACGATGGCATCGAAGGAGGAAGAGGCCGTGGACGCCCTTCGGGCCCGATACGAGGCCGCTGGCCAGGGCCACGTCTTCGCGCACTGGGATAAgtgcgacgagggcgagcgcgacgccctcgccgcgcagctccgATCGGTGGACCTCGATCACGTGAAGAAGATTTTCGATCGATCCATCGCGGAtcacgacgcgggcgctgcCGCGAAGGGGGAGATCGAACCCGTCGTTgcggacgcgtccgtgcTCAAGGCATCTGCCGAGGATCTCTCGGAGTGGCGCGAGGCTGgtctcggcgtcgcctcactcggcgagctcgcggtcgtcctcctcgcgggggGACAAGGCACTCGTCTCggttcgtcggcgccgaaaGGCATGTACGACATCGGGCTTCCGTCCGGTCGTACGCTGTTTCGACTCCAGGCGGAGCGACTGGCGAAGCTCATGGCGATGTCCAGCGAAGAGGCGAACCAGGGTGCGCCCGTGCGCGTGCCGTGGTACATcatgacgtcgccgcacacACACGCGGCGACAGAGAAGTACTTTCACGACAACGAGTTCTTCGGCCTCGACTCGGCGGATGTGACGTTCTTCCAGCAGGGTTCCCTGCCGTGTTTCACCCCGGAGGGCAAGATCATCATGCAGAGTAAACACGAGATGGCGACCGCGCCTGACGGTAACGGGGGTATCTACGCCGCTCTGCACGCGAGCGGCGTGATTGACGACATGGCAAAAAGAGGGATCCGGCATGTGTACGCCTACTGCGTTGACAACGCCCTCGTGAAAGTCGGCGACCCAACCTACGTCGGGTTTTGCGCCCTGAGAAACGTCGAGGCTGGCGCCAAGGTGATCGCCAAAGCCTACCCCGAGGAGGCTGTCGGCGTGTTCACCCGGAGGAACGGCGAGGTGCACGTCGTGGAGTATTCGGAGATGCCCGCCGagctggcgtcggcgactgaCGCGGAAACCGGCAAAATCAAGTTTGACGCCGCCAACGTGGTCCTGCACTACTACTCGTTCGACTTTCTGAAGAAATGTTGCGCGCCTGATGACGTCGTGCAGTCCTCTCTGGTGTATCACGTCGCGAAAAAGAAAGTGCCGCGGGTGAcagaggacggcgccggcacAGAGACTCCCGAGACGCCGAACGGCGTCAAGCTCGAGGCGTTTATCTTTGACGTGTATAAATACGCCAAGGATGTCGCGTTCCTGGAGGGTGAGCGGGGCGCTGACTTTGCGCCGGTCAAGAACAAGGAGGGAACTGGGAAGGATTCCCCGGATACCGCGAGAGCGCTCATCGATGCGCTTCACAGAGAGTGGATCATGAACGCGGAGGGCAGCgtcgatgaggacgacgacgacggtctcGGCGTCACTCACGCAGACGGAAAGCGATACGTCGAGGttgccccggcggcgtcttaCGCCGGCGAGGGTCTCGAGCCCGTCGTGAGGTCATACTTCATGGGCTTTGTTCCGGCAGGGTTGAGCATCGAGCCCGTGAGAGATAACaagagggcggcggagaacgcgaccgacgaggacgagcctCCGGCGAAGAAGTAGCTGCTTGAAATACGTCAAAGGCAGATGAAGTCGTCACTGGAGATGTCATGCACAACGCTCTTTCTACGGTATATAACCTTACTCCGTGGCGGAAATTTGGTTCCATCGGCCGTCCACGGACTCCTTCCACACCGTCACCATGTTGTTCGCATCCGACACGGCGAGGACGTTTCCCATCACGCTCCAGCTTAGCCTCCACACCGGCGCGCCGAAGTCGTTCAGCAACGTCTTGTTccactcgccgccgggctcgtTCT is from Micromonas commoda chromosome 12, complete sequence and encodes:
- a CDS encoding lipase (has Pfam Lipase 3; expressed), giving the protein MQCENCAKSRLVDTWMGAGNKRTKELFLVHAGWAQIRRRRIQSRETRGVVGRHGRGGVMASTCSMASTSFACGSRGDAAPFNPAGPRRTNYSAGLLYDGSRRGRVRSYRTRGNRRTRPSTVGRASDDRTDALDGDSGARGSSVSVDTLDATGRGANEEDGQQNEWWSWTKRWAVGDSDEDEDEDERDPSSDSIRAVLEAKEEEGEAVPFLERVPLPPWLKFQVDRVWKTGDEASVAVEASAGSTADERHKLEALADAVETLESPSSSSAADLGEISGRRAEFVDQALRGANEASVKATEAALDKLSAALAAVEARERAVVATDAAAKANDVLKEKAAAAGLDEKGEVVELESWEFPGPSSPVGDEERQRLKDLEDALKVARLKSEEARLASKALSKAVDDVARVRAELESMGYQSEKERAGLQSSLGAAAERVKTASRASQAALFAAGAQIFAVVDMSKEGVVGWVRGVTDKDSSSSNDFDIAAVTAPLVETAEAIELSSTIARITQWSAASAVSIQKIIAGGSISPDVGVAGSDFGGDKPMTAAEVGRMIQPALQTVVAQSLVPAGPQEIRSARVACSMAAWIYYLPTTHAALYRYGLRMVVSSLDQVKSQAGKPKDANNVVARTSSFTMAQMEEMKERVTAAADAAILELERATKLKAEDPERETAAREAAKQAAAAAKELESLSIIIEEKEREKKAAREASSMFDPEGSSSVEEAPKPTPLKKMDFDPVKKGNNAADKSYIDRPLPVNYCVAADDATGEIWVVIEGSTSLKSWQTNLTFQPVVFEDPTWDVRVHRGSYDAARAIYDRIEQAVVDHVNAFGTDRARVHVTGHSIGGSLAALIALMLIMRGKVPREVINDVWTFGSPYVLCGGEALLARLGLPRSFLRSVAMGKDIVPRSFSCYYPQWARKALEFAPGSLKVDTNKQPSFLEEEMFYSPMGDMYLLQAIHGSAHPLLPSGPGLYVLEGDGMYEMLVERVIADEAGDGDEELWLTKGRRGGSSWGEWTHDESSDSDSDSEEAIRIVSKGDESNRDAVTREAQTAWERAVANREAKKKKKESRSRRKEDGRSRRLNRLACLTQSEAALTATLLLGSVESESLVSSDTREVMLQERGRDAAQRVLLNTPHPLTVLSDPRAYGAKGSISRHHNPFNYLRALGKTRRTWDGGSSEVNFDSPNVGPR
- a CDS encoding predicted protein, which codes for MASKEEEAVDALRARYEAAGQGHVFAHWDKCDEGERDALAAQLRSVDLDHVKKIFDRSIADHDAGAAAKGEIEPVVADASVLKASAEDLSEWREAGLGVASLGELAVVLLAGGQGTRLGSSAPKGMYDIGLPSGRTLFRLQAERLAKLMAMSSEEANQGAPVRVPWYIMTSPHTHAATEKYFHDNEFFGLDSADVTFFQQGSLPCFTPEGKIIMQSKHEMATAPDGNGGIYAALHASGVIDDMAKRGIRHVYAYCVDNALVKVGDPTYVGFCALRNVEAGAKVIAKAYPEEAVGVFTRRNGEVHVVEYSEMPAELASATDAETGKIKFDAANVVLHYYSFDFLKKCCAPDDVVQSSLVYHVAKKKVPRVTEDGAGTETPETPNGVKLEAFIFDVYKYAKDVAFLEGERGADFAPVKNKEGTGKDSPDTARALIDALHREWIMNAEGSVDEDDDDGLGVTHADGKRYVEVAPAASYAGEGLEPVVRSYFMGFVPAGLSIEPVRDNKRAAENATDEDEPPAKK